ACACTGTGCGTTCGCAAACGAATTGAGCCACCGCAACCTGCGCTTTGGAACGATTTCTCGATAATTGAAGCGTCCCCAGGTGGGCGGTGCACCTGCGAAGTTCATCGCATAATGGAAAAATCCACCTGCGCGGAAGTCGAGAGACAGTACCTCAATCGCGCATCCCTTTGGACCCCACCACTTCGTGAGTTGCTGCGGATCGCTCCAAGCTTTCCACACTCGTGCAAGCGGAGCCGGGAAAGTGCGTTGGATTTCAAATGATTGCCGAGCTGCTGTCTCTTTATCTTTTACGTGCATTTTGTTTTGCCTTTCTGGCCTTCTGCCCATCCGATTGCAGAAATTCATTGAGACGATCGAAGCTGTCCTCCCAGAGACGACGATAGCTGCCGATCCATTCAGCAGCACGAGCAAGCGGAGCTGGGTTCAGACGAACCGGACGGAATTGTGCTTCCCGTCCACGCGTCACCAGTCCGGCTTCCTCCAGAACCTTCAGGTGTTTTGATATCGTCGGTTGCTTCAGATCGAAGGGAGCTTGCAGTTCACCGACGGTAGCGTCTCCGAGCGCAAGCTTCGCGAGGATGGCGCGCCTGGTCGGGTCAGCTAAGGCGGAAAAGATCTGGTTGAGCTGTACTTGAGATGTCATTGTAAATTGCTACTTGGCTATATAGCTGAGAAGAGATTAACGGCAAGGCGCGGATCTGTCAATGGGAGATTATGCGGCTGATCACGGTTATGTGTAGCAGTAAAGCTTCAACTTGTTGATGAGGACGCTGCGAGATGTTCGGCAAGCACTTCCGCACCTGTAACCGAACTCGTACACTGTTGGTGAAATGAACAGAACCGCAGCATTCTATCTCCCACTCATGCTGTTTTGCTTTTTCTCGGTTTCATTCTCATTTGCCGGAGACACACCCCTAACCCTGCTTCCCCAGCCCAAACAAATCGACGTCGGAACAGGCGAGGTCTCAATCCGCGATGGATTTGTGGTCCGGTATTCCGGCGTTCAGGACGAGCGCATAACGCGAGCCGTTAATCGTATTTACGACCGTATTTCGCGCAAGCTGGGCTTCGTCGTAATGAAGGAGCCTGCCGTCGCGAACGCTCCCACTCTGACCATCGCTTGCGAGAAGAAGTCGGGTGACGTTCAGAAGGTGACCGATGACGAGTCATACACACTGGAAGTAACCGCCAATGGCGTTTCGCTTCAGGCAGCCGAGCCAATCGGCGTGTTACGTGGACTCGAGACCCTCTATCAACTCGCCTACAACACCGGCGATGGCTACGGCGCATTGCCAATGATCAAGATCGTCGACTCACCACGATTCCAGTGGCGCGGTCTTTTGCTCGATGTCGCCCGGCATTACATGCCCATGGAGCAGATCAAGCGTGAGGTGGATGGCCTTGCGGCGGTGAAGATGAACGTATTGCATCTGCACCTGTCCGACGACCAGTCGTTCCGCGTAGTCAGCCGGAAATATCCGGAGCTCACGGAGAAGGCAAGCCACGGCGAGTTCTATACGCAGGAGCAGGTCAAGGACCTCATTGCATATGCGCGGGACCGAGGTGTGCGCATCGTGCCTGAATTCGATGTTCCCGGTCACACCATGGCGTGGCTGGCGGCATTTCCGGACCTCGCTGTCCTACCTTTCGACAATAACGAGAAATTTACGAAGTTCGGCGGCTACGGCAACACTCTCGATCCGTCGAACCCCAGGCTGATGAAGATGCTTAGCACACTCTTCGGTGAGATGGCAGCGCTCTTCCCAGACGAGTATTTCCATATTGGCGGCGACGAAGTGGTCTACTCCGTGTGGCAGAAGAGCCCATCCATCGCTGAGTTCAAGAAGAAGCACAACCTGGCGGACGACCGGGCGTTGCAGGCCTATTTCAACATTGAACTCGAGAAAGCTCTGAAGAAGCACAAGAAGAAGATGATGGGCTGGAATGAGATTCTTCACGCCGACCTGCCCACCACCACAGTGATCCAGAGCTGGGTCGGTACATCGGCGTTAGAAGAGGCCGTTCAACGCGGGTATCCAGTGGTGGTTTCGCTGGGCTATTACCTCGACAACTATATGCCCGCGTCGTTCCATTACATGGTGGATCCCCTTCAGCCCAATCCGCAAACATACGACGACTTCATGGGGGCCATCCCGGGCGGCAAGAAGAATAAGGGCCTCATCGCAGACCGCGACGCAGCGAAGGATTTCAAGCCTTCGCCGCAGGCAGAGAAGTTGGTGATGGGTGGTGAAGCGGCTGAGTGGGCCGAGGTGACAACGCCGTGGTCCATCGACGCTGAAATGTGGCCGCGACTAGCCGCCATCGCTGAGCGGTTCTGGTCGCCTGCCGACGTGAAGGACATCCCTTCGCTTTATCGGCGACTCGATGTGCTCACGCTCGAACTCTCAGACCTCGGCATCAGTCCCGACGAGACGCTGAGGGTGCTGCGTGCACGACTGGCAGGATCCGCTGCCGACGCAAAGGTCATCGATGTCTTTGCAGAAGCCGTTGAGCCGATCAAAATCTTCACCCGGCACATCCGCCAGAAGAAGGCGGGTATGTACAGCATCAATACGCCGATTAACAGGCTGGTCGACGCGGTACCACCTGAAAGTCGAGTTGCTCGGCTGTTTCACGATGCCGTCAACGATTGGCTCACCAGTAAAAAGACGCCAAGCCTCAAATTCATCCGCAAGACGCTGCAGCGCTGGCAGAACAACGATCCTAGAATTTCAAAACTGGCCACCACCAATCCGCGTTTGGTGGAAGCGAAGCCGCTGGTGGATTCCTTGCGCGCATACCTGAATGCTGCCTCCGACGCGATCGGCTATATCGAACGTGGTGAGCAGGCTCCAGCGTGGTGGACGGAGGCGCAGCGGGCTGTGCTTAGCGCGCCGCGTAGCGACGCTGCCGACGTACAGATCGCAATCGACTGTGACGTGCGCCGATTGGTAGACGCCGCTTCAGGAGTAAGTAACAGCAACACCTCTAGATTCTGTATCGGGGATGTCAATCCTCAGCCGGCACAGGGTTCCGCCGGCTCATCGCAGAATTGAGGATTCGAAGCAACGGCGAACCCGCGTTTCGCCGTTGCTTCTCTTGTTAGAGAGCTATCTAGAAGCGGTACGATCCGCTCATGAACAGGGCGCGTCCCGGTTCCGCCACCTTGAGACCGGACCGAAATGGATCGCGGCTATAGGAAAAGCTTTCGTAATAAAACCGGCTCAGCAGGTTGTCGACTGCAAAGTTGACGTTGAACCGTGACCGCCGAACCCCGACCTTCAAGTTCATGATGCCGTAACCCGGCGTCGGTTGTTCATTCAGGTCGCGATCCACTCGACGTTGCGCGCCCGCCACAGTTCCACCAACTTGCGCATAAAGCCAGTCGTTTGCATACCTGATATTCAGCCAGCTTTTAGTGGGCGGCAGCTCGACGATGTTGGAATTGAAAACGTCGATTACGGGGTTCGTATCCTTGCTTCCTCGGGTGAGCGATGCTCCGCCGGAAAGTGCAACGAACTTCCCGATCGGCTGAGATAGATTGATCTCTCCACCGTACATCTGGGCATTGAGGTTAGCGTACGACTGGGAAACCGAATTCATGACGCCCGGAACGTTATTGACACGCCTTTGACGATGCAAGGCGATGTAGTCATCTAGCTTGCTGAAGTAGAAGAGCACTCTCAGCCGGGTGTCGCGACGCCTGATCGATAAGCCCATGTCCGCTTCGGAATTGCGAACAGGTTTCAGGTCAGGATTTCCCACCCAGTCCTGGTTCATTCGCTGTAACAAAAAATACCGCTCTTGTGGGTCCGGAACACGCATGGTGCTTCCTATACCAGTCAGCAGGTCGAGTCCCTTGAGCAGCGATACGGTAAGCCGGACATTACCTCCAGCGAAGTTGTCCGAAGAAGAGGTCGAAGTAGTGTTGTTGTATGCGTAGTACAGGTTGGGCAAAAGTGTTGATGGCGAAATCCCTGATTCGACATGATCGAATCGGGCACCGCTCTGCAGCCGGACACGCGCTGTTAGCTGCCGATCGACTTCCGCGTACGTACCCACCGAGGTTGTGGTGGCGTCCGGAAGCGAATTCTGCATGCGCTCGCTGGAACCTGAGCGCATTTGCGTGATCGCGTTCCACGTCCGCCGGTAACTTTCGACTCCCATGGTTACGTCGCCAGGAATATCGGCGGCGGCGTTGATGCCGAACGAACTGGTTACAGCGTGCGTTTGCATGCTGTAGGGCAATATCCCGGAACTCGTCCTCCGGGCGTCGTTCATCAGGTGATTCACTTTGGTGCCGAAGCCATCTATCCTCACGCTCCGGACGAACCCCGAAAGATTTCGGGCTGCGTATTTGATCGTGGCGCGATCGGCATTGTCGTAAATCGCGTCCATCATCAGGTAGGGATAAAGGCCGAGCCCGTTCTGCTGGCGCGAGTAACCGATATCGAGCCTCTGTTTAGTGCCCGGAGTGAAAACGAGAGAGCCCCAACCGGAGTGGCCCTCGAAGGCTCTTGTGTTGCTGACCTCGGGCCGGAAGTTGCCGTATGACGTGAAGCGACGTCCACTGCCGTCTTTGTACGGATCGGATGTTCGAAACGCGTATCCGGCGCTGAATCCAACCAGTTTCTTGTCAGTGCTCATTTCAATGGAGGGGTTGTAGTAACCAAAAGAGCCGTAGCTGAAGCTGGGAACAACTCGAAGGCCCCTAACCTCTTCATCGCGCGTGATGATCCTGACTGTTCCTCCCAGGCTGCCTTGGCTGCGGACGTCGTATGGGCCTTTCACAACTTCCACGCGGTCCACCTCGGCGAAATCTACGTGTGAAGCGCTGGGATCCATATTGTTCGGGCAGGCTCCATAAATGCGGGCGCCGTCGACTTGGACGTTGATGTTGTCCTGCTGAAAACCACGCAATACTACGTCGTTGGCGATGCCGGCCTTGCGAATCTTGGAAATGCCAGTTACCGACTGCAGCGCTTCGCCGACGTCCTTGGCTGAGCTTTCTCGGACATCCCTGATTTCAATGCTGTCTTCGTTCAACTCCTGCGAATCTGGCTCACGTTTTTCTGCCGGCGTGTTTTGCGCAGCAAGGCATCCTGCCGCGAGCAAAAGCGCGGCAATCGTTCGTACGATCACGTCGTTCTTTCCTTTCCAGTATGTATGGACACACGTCGGCACCGGCGCTCTGGAGCCGATTCATCGTTCGATTTACGAAAGGAAAGAAGGAGGAGACCGAGGAGAAGCGCTGTTTAAATCGACCCGACTGTAACGGTCGCCCACCCGGTCCGGAACCAGAAGGGCTACTGCGGGTAGCGGAACTGAATTCGGGTGAATTACGACAACCGCTCGGGCGATCGGCGCGGTCAGGTGTTGAGCCTTTTCGCATTGGTGTTCGTCTGACCACCAACCGGGGCTCTTGCGTTCTTTACAGTGGCACCGACCGTACGCTCGAATACAACATTCATGCCCTTGAGCCGGAGGTGGTTGAACAAGCAGACCTAGGCTCGGCCAGCCAAACAGCAAGGCCAGCGCGGCAGAGATCGCAGCTTGTCTAGATTTGTGAAGCATCAGGCGAGCCGAAGGGCGCAGCTCGCCTGATTAGATTCAGGAACAAGGGTCACCGTTTCGAGAAGTTCGTAGTCAGCAATGATGTCATGCATAACTTATGCTGATTTCGAATAGAAGGAAGGTGACGAGTTCGGCCCGCCCGTAAGGACCTACGCAGCCGGCCGAAGCGTCCGGCTGCGGATCCCATCCTCTTCCGCGCAATGGCACTTGCTGCGTTGTGCGAACGTGCTATGGCACACCGGACAATAGTCCAGTTCTTCCGTCCGGGACCGTTCCTGCTCGCTGGCGTCTATTCCATCAGGTCGTTCTCTCATAACTGATCTCCGCGGCCATTCATGCCGCAACAGCCTCCGATTCTGTTTGATGCTGAACTTCGAGGATCTTGAAGCGCCTTTCTCCCGACGGCACGGTCCATTCCACGATGGAGCCAACCCGGCAGCCGAGAAGCGCTGTCCCAATCGGTGCCAGTACGGAGATGCGCTTTTCCTCCACGTTGGCGTGTTTTGGCAGCACGATCTGGTAACTCAGTTCGCGTTCGCTATCGAGGTCCCTCATCCGAACCCATGAGCCGAGCGCCACTACCCCGCTGGGAGTTGCACCTTTTCTTACCACGGCGCGATCCAGTTCGAACTCGAGTGCATCCAGATTGTCGGCATCCCGATGTCCGGGACGTCTCGAAGAGTCGATCAACCTGCGCAGACGGTCCAGGTCCGTTGCAGAAATCATTATCTTGTTCGCTTTCATTGTCTTCACTCCTGTTCTCCGATTCAGGCTGCTGGCCTGTTGAATACATGTTCTCGACTCCAGTACACCGTCGCAGGTACTGCGGTGATACGCACGAAATGAACCGTCAGGATGCGCCAGTCCCTTACCGTGCTGATCTCCAGTGCGTTTCGATACTGCCGTTCTCCGCAGGAGGTCAACTTTTCGATCGCGAGAGCCAGGGCCGCGTAGTAGCTAAACCCCGTTGCCCAGGCGCCTAACCTCGGCCAACGGCGGAACTGCCATCCCCGCGTTCGCAACTCACGCTCGAACGTGCCTCCTTCGATGCCTCCGAGAATTGACCATTTCCCGAATGGCCAACCCTCCAGCGACAGTTCGTGCGGCAGCCGGATCATGCGCGAGTACACCAGAACCGAGCCTGGACGGATTACATCGCGCAGTTTCGAGCACCACGGCAGCGTGCGCACCAGGCCTCGTTGTCCGGCGTATTGATCCTCCGCTGCGACTGCCGCATCGGGAAAAGTAGTACCTTTGCACTTTTCAGTAACCTCCACTTCGCCACTCCTGAGTTGTAATGGGCCGGTGAGTGATCCCCGCCCTTTGTTATCCGCTGAGAGTGATGAGCAACACGAGCAGTCCTATGGCGATGATTCCGCCCAGAAGCGACAGCAAGCCACGCAGCATCTCGGCGCTGATCGGTTTTCGTTCGCGATCGACAGTGCTCCCAATTGTTTGAAACATCTTCGTGGTCCTCCTTTTCACAGTCTGGGTTTTCTGGGTTGTTTACGCAGCCATTCGTATGGAATCGCGGCCGATCCTTGCTTCGCGGACCCGTTCCAGTTCACGGCCGAAGAGCCGCCCGATACG
This portion of the Terriglobales bacterium genome encodes:
- a CDS encoding metalloregulator ArsR/SmtB family transcription factor, whose protein sequence is MTSQVQLNQIFSALADPTRRAILAKLALGDATVGELQAPFDLKQPTISKHLKVLEEAGLVTRGREAQFRPVRLNPAPLARAAEWIGSYRRLWEDSFDRLNEFLQSDGQKARKAKQNARKR
- a CDS encoding family 20 glycosylhydrolase; this encodes MNRTAAFYLPLMLFCFFSVSFSFAGDTPLTLLPQPKQIDVGTGEVSIRDGFVVRYSGVQDERITRAVNRIYDRISRKLGFVVMKEPAVANAPTLTIACEKKSGDVQKVTDDESYTLEVTANGVSLQAAEPIGVLRGLETLYQLAYNTGDGYGALPMIKIVDSPRFQWRGLLLDVARHYMPMEQIKREVDGLAAVKMNVLHLHLSDDQSFRVVSRKYPELTEKASHGEFYTQEQVKDLIAYARDRGVRIVPEFDVPGHTMAWLAAFPDLAVLPFDNNEKFTKFGGYGNTLDPSNPRLMKMLSTLFGEMAALFPDEYFHIGGDEVVYSVWQKSPSIAEFKKKHNLADDRALQAYFNIELEKALKKHKKKMMGWNEILHADLPTTTVIQSWVGTSALEEAVQRGYPVVVSLGYYLDNYMPASFHYMVDPLQPNPQTYDDFMGAIPGGKKNKGLIADRDAAKDFKPSPQAEKLVMGGEAAEWAEVTTPWSIDAEMWPRLAAIAERFWSPADVKDIPSLYRRLDVLTLELSDLGISPDETLRVLRARLAGSAADAKVIDVFAEAVEPIKIFTRHIRQKKAGMYSINTPINRLVDAVPPESRVARLFHDAVNDWLTSKKTPSLKFIRKTLQRWQNNDPRISKLATTNPRLVEAKPLVDSLRAYLNAASDAIGYIERGEQAPAWWTEAQRAVLSAPRSDAADVQIAIDCDVRRLVDAASGVSNSNTSRFCIGDVNPQPAQGSAGSSQN
- a CDS encoding TonB-dependent receptor; amino-acid sequence: MIVRTIAALLLAAGCLAAQNTPAEKREPDSQELNEDSIEIRDVRESSAKDVGEALQSVTGISKIRKAGIANDVVLRGFQQDNINVQVDGARIYGACPNNMDPSASHVDFAEVDRVEVVKGPYDVRSQGSLGGTVRIITRDEEVRGLRVVPSFSYGSFGYYNPSIEMSTDKKLVGFSAGYAFRTSDPYKDGSGRRFTSYGNFRPEVSNTRAFEGHSGWGSLVFTPGTKQRLDIGYSRQQNGLGLYPYLMMDAIYDNADRATIKYAARNLSGFVRSVRIDGFGTKVNHLMNDARRTSSGILPYSMQTHAVTSSFGINAAADIPGDVTMGVESYRRTWNAITQMRSGSSERMQNSLPDATTTSVGTYAEVDRQLTARVRLQSGARFDHVESGISPSTLLPNLYYAYNNTTSTSSSDNFAGGNVRLTVSLLKGLDLLTGIGSTMRVPDPQERYFLLQRMNQDWVGNPDLKPVRNSEADMGLSIRRRDTRLRVLFYFSKLDDYIALHRQRRVNNVPGVMNSVSQSYANLNAQMYGGEINLSQPIGKFVALSGGASLTRGSKDTNPVIDVFNSNIVELPPTKSWLNIRYANDWLYAQVGGTVAGAQRRVDRDLNEQPTPGYGIMNLKVGVRRSRFNVNFAVDNLLSRFYYESFSYSRDPFRSGLKVAEPGRALFMSGSYRF
- the rnk gene encoding nucleoside diphosphate kinase regulator, which gives rise to MKANKIMISATDLDRLRRLIDSSRRPGHRDADNLDALEFELDRAVVRKGATPSGVVALGSWVRMRDLDSERELSYQIVLPKHANVEEKRISVLAPIGTALLGCRVGSIVEWTVPSGERRFKILEVQHQTESEAVAA